GACAGCCTCATCCTCCAGCAAGACTCCATACTGAGCAGCACCCACGTGCGCCGGCGCGTGGTCACACACCACAATTCATACATGATACACCATAAGCCGAAGAAATTCTTCCGGCGGCTTGCCGACCTCTTCGCACCTGGGAAACCCGACTCCACACAAGTAGACAACATCATACAAGAAGAATACACCGACACCATCGACGAAGCCTATAACCCCGCAGACACCATAGCCAGCATACTGACCTCTATCCAGCACAAAGTCTACCAAAACCGGCAGGAACAGCAACGCACCCTCGAAATACGGATAAACCAGCTGCGCATAGCCGGGAACATGCTGAGCCAACGGGTGAACCAGCTATTGGAAAGCATCGAGACAGACGAACAGGCCGCCATGGAACAACGGATTGCCCACGAACAGGACATCAGGGAACAGGCGGCACAAACCATGGGAACCATCGCCACAATCGCCGTAGCCCTCGCGCTGCTGTTCTTCATCATCGTCTGGCGCGACTTTACCCGAAGCAACCATTACCGCAAAGAACTGGAAAAATCGAAACAATACGCCGAAAACCTGCTCGCGGCACGCGAAAAACTGATGCTCACCATCACACACGACATCAAAGCCCCCGCCGGTTCCATCATCGGATACATCGACCTGCTGCTCAGGCTGGTGCACGACCAACGCCAGCAATTCTACCTGCGCAACATGCAAGGCTCGGCACGCCACCTGCTCGAGCTTGTAACCTCCCTGCTCGATTACCACCGGCTGGAAGCAGGGAAAATGGACCTGCACCCCGTCGCTTTCAACCCCTACGAACTGTTCGAGCACATCTATACCAGCTTCCTCCCCATCGCCGGGAAAAAACAGCTGGAACTCATCTTCCATACCGACCTCCCGCACGACCTGAACGTGGAAGGAGACCCGTTCCGCATCCGGCAAATCGCCGAAAACCTCTTGTCGAACGCCTTGAAATTCACCGAAAAGGGAAACATTACCCTATACGCCACCTACAAGGAAAGCCACTTCCGCTTCCAGGTAAGCGATACAGGATGCGGCATGAACGCACAAGAACAGGCACGCGTATTCCAGGCATTCACCCGCCTGAGAAGCGCGCAAGGGCAAGAAGGCTTCGGATTAGGGCTTTCCATCACGAAAAAATTAGTCGAACTCCTGAACGGAAACATCCGCATCGAAAGCACCCCCGGAACAGGAAGCACATTCTACGTCTCCATGCCGCTCCCGCAAGCCAAAACCATCGCAGGACCTCCCGAAGAAACAACCCTCATGCCCGACAAGCAATGGCACATCCTGCTCATCGACGACGACCGCATCCAGCTGACACTGAACGAAACCATGCTGCGCGCCATGTTCGCCCACCTCCAGGCAAGCCATGCGCCCGTCGTCCATTGCTGCACACAGCCCGACGAACTGTTCAAGCTCCTCCGCTCCGAACCCGCCGACCTGATTCTGACCGACATACAAATGCCCGCCATGAACGGCTTCGAACTGCTGAAAGCCATCCGGAAGCTCGACACACCGCAAGCACAAAACGTGCCCGTCATAGCCATTACCGCACGAAACGACATGAACGAAGCCGATTTCCGGCAACAAGGTTTCGCCGGATGCCTCTACAAGCCGTTCAGCCGGGAAGAACTATGCCAAATATGCCGGCAAACCCTGCAATTGAAATGGAAAGACACCGAAGCTCCCCAAAAAGCCGAAGCACCCGCCCCGCCGGTATCAAAGAAGTTCAACTTCGCTCCCCTGACCGCCTTTTCCGAAAACGATGCGGAAGCGGCGCACCAGATTATCCGCACCTTCATCGAAGAAACCCGGAAAAACCGGTGCCGGATAGAAAAAGCGGTACAGGAACAATCCATGCAAGAGTTGGGAGAAACAGCACACAAGATGCTCCCCACCTTCACCCTGATAGAAGCCCAAGAAGCGCTCCCCTCCCTCCAATGGCTGGAAGCACACCGGACAGCTACAGCATGGGAAGAGGAAGCGGAACAACATGCCCAAAACGCACTACGCTGCATGGAGGAAATGCTGAAAGAGGCGGAAGAAACCGGAAGGCAAGCATAAATATATGATAAATTCCGCATTTCCTCCCCCAATTGCCTTGTAGAAACAGGCTTCATCGAACACAGAGGCACAGAGACACGGAGGAATAATTTATTTCTCAATATACGATTTAGAGCCTGTTTAAATTTTGCTCAGGTTAATTTGCGAATTGTTTTCGAGGATGTTTTTCTGATTTTATAAGGAGGATAGCGGGCTATCTGACGAAGAACAGGAGCGAAAAAGACCAAAAAATCGCCCAAAGCACACACGAAAACGGATACATCAAACCAAGAAAAACTTTTTGGAGAAATTCAAAACAGCTTCTTAAACAGGCTCTTACTATTTCAAGGATTTAATTGTACTTCGTAAATTGTAAAATCGTAAATATCCCTCCGTGCCTTCGTGTCTCTGTGTTCAATCAAACTCAAAAACTATGGAAAAGAAAAACATTTGGGGGATTATTATCCAGACATTGATTACGATTCTGACGGCTATCGGGACTACGCTGGGCGTGACTTCGTGCATCTAAGCAATTGTAGTCCATCGGATTTCCGCGCAACATCTTTGTAACACAAATTACACGGTTTCTTTACACGCCGGTCACCGGAATGTAATACGCCTGCTTTATTTTTGTTGCCTGCAATGAAAAGAACATAAACATCAAGCTATATGAAAACAAGAAAACTTTTCCTCGCTTTCGCCTGTGCGCTATCCGCACTGGCAGCACAAGCCCAGACCCAGGTCATCGCGCACCGCGGATTCTGGAAAGCAGAAGGCTCTGCACAAAACTCGGTTACAGCCCTGAAGAAAGCTGCCGAAGCCCAAGTGTACGGCTCTGAATTCGACGTGCAACTGACCAAAGACGGCATCATCGTCGTGAATCACGATGACACCATCGGAGGCTATACCATCGCCGAAACCGGCTATGACACGCTGAAAGGCCTGAAACTGAAGAACGGCGAACCGCTTCCCACGCTGGAAGACTATCTGAAAGCCGGCAAGCAGCTGCCCGGCATCCAGCTCATCCTCGAAATAAAGCCTCATAAGACAGAAGCTGAGGAGGACCTGATTTCTGCCGGCTGCGTCAGAATGGTAAAGGAAATGGGCATGGAAAAACAGGTGGAATACATCTCGTTCAGCCTGCATGTATGCGAACAGCTTGCCAAGCTGGCGCCGGATTCGGAAATCGCCTACCTGAACGGCGACATCGCCCCCAAGGAGGTCAAGGCGAAGGGCATCAACGGCATCGATTACCATTACAAAGTGTTCGACAAGCATCCCGAATGGGTGAAGGAGGCGCACGACTTGGGCATGAAGGTCAACGCATGGACGGTGAACGACGCAAAAGACATGCAGAGGCTCATCCGCCTGAAAGTGGACTACCTCACCACCGACCAGCCGCTGGAAGCGAAAGGGCTTATTTAACGGATTTATCACACCCCGGAAACACCGGTGTAACACCTTCCGCCTATCTTTGCCATGTCAAAAAAAGGAACAAGGAAAAAGCATCATAAATAAGCACTGATTAATTGACTCTCTCTTTCTTGACGTCGCCGCATGCTGAAAATGCCGCGACGTTTTTTGTGTATTCCCGTAAATTCTTGTTACCTTTGCCTGCAAACAAAAAAGATTCTGAATATGGCAAAATTTAAACGTATCTTGTTAAAGTTAAGCGGCGAAAGCCTGATGGGAGAAAAGAAATACGGCATAGACGAGAAACGCCTGGGAGAATATGCCTTGCAGATTAAGGA
The Phocaeicola salanitronis DSM 18170 genome window above contains:
- a CDS encoding hybrid sensor histidine kinase/response regulator; protein product: MFSTPVKIAFGYILLIALLFGAGGYIYRQMALLTAPSDAESTISSRRKTTHQIITRLYDAEIIGQTLHAGRLDEYPNYKRAMREAGILIDSLQQQLADTLQQARLDTVRTLLKQKERNMLSVLEAIKENPTDELYRQQLDSLILQQDSILSSTHVRRRVVTHHNSYMIHHKPKKFFRRLADLFAPGKPDSTQVDNIIQEEYTDTIDEAYNPADTIASILTSIQHKVYQNRQEQQRTLEIRINQLRIAGNMLSQRVNQLLESIETDEQAAMEQRIAHEQDIREQAAQTMGTIATIAVALALLFFIIVWRDFTRSNHYRKELEKSKQYAENLLAAREKLMLTITHDIKAPAGSIIGYIDLLLRLVHDQRQQFYLRNMQGSARHLLELVTSLLDYHRLEAGKMDLHPVAFNPYELFEHIYTSFLPIAGKKQLELIFHTDLPHDLNVEGDPFRIRQIAENLLSNALKFTEKGNITLYATYKESHFRFQVSDTGCGMNAQEQARVFQAFTRLRSAQGQEGFGLGLSITKKLVELLNGNIRIESTPGTGSTFYVSMPLPQAKTIAGPPEETTLMPDKQWHILLIDDDRIQLTLNETMLRAMFAHLQASHAPVVHCCTQPDELFKLLRSEPADLILTDIQMPAMNGFELLKAIRKLDTPQAQNVPVIAITARNDMNEADFRQQGFAGCLYKPFSREELCQICRQTLQLKWKDTEAPQKAEAPAPPVSKKFNFAPLTAFSENDAEAAHQIIRTFIEETRKNRCRIEKAVQEQSMQELGETAHKMLPTFTLIEAQEALPSLQWLEAHRTATAWEEEAEQHAQNALRCMEEMLKEAEETGRQA
- a CDS encoding smalltalk protein, producing MEKKNIWGIIIQTLITILTAIGTTLGVTSCI
- a CDS encoding glycerophosphodiester phosphodiesterase family protein; protein product: MKTRKLFLAFACALSALAAQAQTQVIAHRGFWKAEGSAQNSVTALKKAAEAQVYGSEFDVQLTKDGIIVVNHDDTIGGYTIAETGYDTLKGLKLKNGEPLPTLEDYLKAGKQLPGIQLILEIKPHKTEAEEDLISAGCVRMVKEMGMEKQVEYISFSLHVCEQLAKLAPDSEIAYLNGDIAPKEVKAKGINGIDYHYKVFDKHPEWVKEAHDLGMKVNAWTVNDAKDMQRLIRLKVDYLTTDQPLEAKGLI